In the genome of Trypanosoma brucei gambiense DAL972 chromosome 11, complete sequence, the window GACCGGTTTGTCTTGCGGTTCTTGCTTCTGTCCCCGAAGGGGTTCAGGCCCATACCCCGAAGTCGCTGCCGTCTATCTCCTCTGCTGCTAATGTGCGTATTTATCCTTGCGCACGCTACGCAATGCGATGTATTTATTGCGGAGATTTCTAGCATAGCACAAAGCGCTTTACTAACGCGTGTGTTTCCCCCTAGGggttctttattttcccgtCTAATTGTACCGCCCCACGTGTACTGCTGCTAAAAGCTATTTAATGTGAGTGATatagtttttgttttccattttttaaaaaaatatttttgcaGTACTGATGTTCGCTGATAGCCATTTAGGTGGATGTacatcaacaaaaagaaatagggGTGATTACGAGACGTTGTGGGGCTCGCAGAGCCGAGCGCAAGTTCGCTTCGTAGAAGAGCTTGTCGAGTCGTACTTCCTTAGACCTTCTAGGATAGAATCTGAGCAGGCAAAGAGGAAAGGTCTTGGCTCTTGCAATTTGGATGAAGTTTCACCCTCGCTAGCGAAGCAGGTTGGTGCCGTTGTTCATCGCTATCAGTTGTTGAACAGCAAATACGTACCGTCTTCTTTTGCTCATTCTAATGTTCCTCTGGAGGCCCCGAAACGTCCATTCATAGCTGCCGTATTAGCCATTGTGGCACGAGCATGTGTGTTTGAGAATAGCGGTGTACACATCTCAGTGACCGCCTTCGATAGATGGTTTGAGGCGAATAGTTGCGGACGATTTTTAATATCAAAGGTTTGGTTAGACGCGAAGATGTATGTAGCAAGGTGCATGGCTAGAAGAGACAGGATAGCACTTTTTGGTCAAGAAGTGATAGGATATCAATTTATTCATTCTGGAAGGCTGCGCTCTTTAGACGAGAGGATTTTTTGGATGATACATGTTAGCATTGGGTGTGGCGACTTATCGCTGCACGACCATGCTGTGGTCGAACATTTTAAGTGGCAAAACGTTCCTGAGACAGACTCTTGGTTTAGGATATCAAAAGAATCTCATATATGGAGTATTTGGAGCACGACCGTATTTTCTTTGGATATTTTTTCCGATACATCGGCGgaagataaaacaaaaacttcaGAGGCACTACTCGGTGAGGGAGTTAAACGCGGTATTCAACTTGTCGCGCTTGTGATTGGCTTTCTCCGTTCTGAACTCATTGATAAATGTGATCACTCTTATCGCACTATGCAGGTTCTTTTTTCGGGTACTGCTGGCGAGTTGGCCGCCGTAAGCGTATTTTTGGGAATGAAGAGAGCCGTCAAAACATACTTTTCAGGCAAACCgttcaacaaaaaatacattCTCAAGTCAACGGAGATTATGTCCAGGCTGTTCCAGCAGCTTGTTTTATATTATACGTTCTTAGTTCCCACCAACCGGCACTATTGTTTATTGGATGCTTGTGAAGCCCTGTGGCAAAACTCACGCGGCAGAGGTTTACAGGAAGTTTCCAAGGAATCTGCGGTATCGGTACGACGCGAAAATTCTTTTAATGTGTTTCAAGAggatgtgtttgttggtTGCCTAGAGGGAGTCTGTATTTACCGACCGTTCCGAGATCATACGCTGGCCCCACCTATGTCACGTTGTAACTTAAATATAATTGGTTCCTCGAGTGGGTTGGAGTTATTTTTACGAAGCATTGAATTACAACGCGACATAGATAGCGAAAGTACGAGTCAATGTTGTGAAAACGTTTATAAGCGAAATCTGCTGGTTGAGGTATTTAGTACACGGACTGTGGACACATCCATTGAAGATATAAGTCTGGGCACATCGTGGTGTCTTCTTAACCTTCCATCCGACACAGAAGATGAAACACATTTTGTGAATCAGTTTGTTAGAGACACACCTGATTCTGTGTCGAAGAAGTTGGTTATTGACACTGTAGTTGCATTAACGGAAGAAGATGTAGCTTAGATAGTTACTCAtttgtattgttttgttCCAGTTTGAGGATGGAAAAGCAAGTAGTTTCCCGTGCTCGCGTGATTtcctattttcttcttctatttatttatttatttttggagGACGGTTATCTCGGTTTTGTTACATTAGTTGAACTGATGGTCGGCCACTACCCAACAGAGTTGTGTTGTAGGAGTCTGTGgagcattttatttttctttttgctgagACACACTGGTgtgcccatttttttttgtgaaaatgaaaagacaGTTACTGATTTTTACGGTGTTATTGGTTCAATGTTTCAGTTTGGGCTGATTTGGTTTATGGCTTTTGTAGATGTTTGTTACTGATGTATCTGTCAGTCTATCTGTTCAGGACACACGCCACCGGAGGATTGGTTCCCGTGCCTTATGGcattcttctattttttgtatctaaaaaaaaaataatggttAGTGCCACAGATGTTGTTTTGTCGGCATTTATTGTTCAGAAGAAGCTGTTTATTTTTGACAGCGAAACAAGGTATAGTATCAACAAATGAACCAGCGACTGTCCAAGGGTTTTATTCATGTATGGAATATGATGACCTTGGTGCTGCAGACGTTCCAGATTTGCAAGTTTCACTTCTCCCATTTCAGAGGGAAGGTGTATACTGGATGATGCTTCGTGAGCGTCATCATGTGGGTGGTATAATGGCTGATCAACTTGGAATGGGTAAAACAATTCAGATGATAGGCCTATGTCTTAGTTCTCACCAGTGCAATAAAGTCGTACGTGAACGTCACATTCGGAATATTCAAACAAAGGCCCAAAATTATCGGTTGTTAACAGTGATTAGACAGATGCAGCGCATCACTGTTGTTGCAAACTGCTCAAGAATTAATCGCCCGGCTACGGATCTTCGTTCCTTATTGAGTAAAGTTGAATGCTCCGATGCAAATCATTCTGATCAGAATATGTCAGATGTTCGTACGGAGGTGGAAAAGTGGCTTCGGTTCACTGGTAAGTTCCATCCTACGTATGAGAAACGGGCTTTGGCCTTTTTAGATGACGAACAAAAACGGTCGTTCGATTTAATTGAGTCGAAAGAACTTCGTACTCTCGTAGTAGTTCCAGCAGCTCTAATGCTCCAATGGAAAAGTGAGATTGAGTCGAAGGTAAAATCATCGCGGGGTTTGAGGGTTTACCTCTATCACGGACAGAGCAAAGTAATTAGCAATACAGAGCTTGAGTTGTACGATTTTGTCATTACTACATATGACACCTTGGCGAACTCCGCCAGCGGCGCCTTTGCGCCGGCATTTGGTGACAGTAACATAGTGTTTAACAGGAGAGAAGCTGGCCCACTTTTCCATATCCGATGGAAGCGCATTATTTTGGATGAGGCACATATGGTTAGGCATTCCCGAACTCAAAGGTGGAGGGCCGTTAAGGAATTACAGGGGGTACATCGGTGGGCCGTCACGGCCACACCTCTTCATAACAATATCGAAGATATTCAAAATCTTCTCCATTTTGTGGGCCTCCCCAGACTTCCAGTGCTCCCAGGGTCAAATCCAGAGGAAATTCTAAACGATCGAATTCTACAGCGTGGTATAGCGCGCTCACTGCAACCTGCGTTCTTGCGTCGGGGTCCAGTAATGATTCGCAATGGTAAAAGAGAGGTGCTAGTGGAGCTCCCACCCAAAACCGAGAAGGTTGTTATGAAGCGCTTTTCTTCCGAGGAGTCCAAACGGTACAACAGCATACTTGCCCGATCGAGGTCGGCGTTGGAGAGTTCGGAGCGTAAGGAGGCTGcttttcacatttttgcTATGATGACACGCCTTCGTCAGGCGTGTTGTCACCCGTGGATTAGTAGGGATCGTGCGCTTACCGTATCAGTGTGTGGTATATGCAAAAGCGAAGCTGTCTCTTCAGTCTTAACGAAGTGTGGACATTACTTTTGTTATGAGTGCTTGCTTCTTCGATTCCGTGATGCGGTTGATGGTGACAGCGTTGCCGTTCGCCTGGAGTGCCCCACCTGCGGGGAAATCATCACAAAAAGTTCTGTGTTTAGGAATCAAACACTTACCTCGGCGGAGCGCATCGCCAAACTGAAAAACGAGGAAGTGGAAGTAAGTACAAAATTACAGATGATACTGGATTCCATTCAGGCAATGAAGAAAAATTGCCCCGATGATAAAATGATTATATTTTCACATTTTACTTCATTCATGGACGTTATATCGGTAGCTCTCGACAATTTGGACATAGCTCATTTACGTTTGGACGGAACAATGAGTTTGAGCAGCCGAAACCTCGTGATTCGTTGCTTTCAATCGAGTGATGATGTACGGGTTATTCTTGCGagcaaaacagcaacaggtgTTGGATTAAACTTAACGGCGGCTAATCACGTTTTGGTAGTTGATCCGTGGTGGAATCCGGCCATTGAAGAGCAGGCTGTTCATCGCTGTTATCGCATCGGCCAGCGCAAGCACGTTCACGTGAAGCGCATAATTATCGAAGACACAATCGAGCAATACTGCTACGAGATTTGCAGGCGTAAGAAGGAATTTGGTGATGCAATCTTGCGAGCCGCAACGAAAGGAGAGTCCGGAGCATCGTTGGCAACATCGAAACTTCGTGAGTTACTTTCTCGCCTGCAGTTTGTGCCAGATAGCAACAAAACGAGCGACAATGTGGGCGATAACTTCACTAAAACTCCAAGGGAGGACTGTGCCAGTGGCAGTAAAAGTTCAAGATAAACGTATGCGTTGCCGCTGAAAGTATTCATTTTTCGCTTCAGGGCTGTACCATATGGACTGCTGCTGTGTTGTTTGTGGAAGTGTTAACGTCAGCTGCCGTCAAGTAAAAACAGTGGTTCTAGTTTTGCGGAGGGGAGGAGGCAGGGGGTGCTCGGCGTTGAAAACAACTTTTCACCGCTCATGTTACTGTTGCTTGAATTTTTACGGAGTTGTTTTATGCTCCTTCTTGCTCTGTATGTATATTTGTTGTGCTCACAGGGTTGTTACAGGTAGGGGCACCAGTGTTAGAAAACCTAATTTTCAGTCACGCCATACCTTTCGATGGCACTGGAAGGGTCAACACCAGAGGCGTTTCCGTTGTATGCCTTACCGACGTTTCGAATAACTAACTCGTGGGCGCAGCAGACGCGGACGGGGTTGTTTCAACCTCCGGAACTGTCCACTTCCCCGGCTCGGTTTGACAGCGGTGATTGTACCAGCAGTAATGGGGCGAACTCAGCCCCATTTGCCGCATCGCGAAATGAGTGTTACCTAGTGTCTAGATGCAATTTTGGACCGGATGGGGAGCTGTTGCTACGTAAAGGGGATCGCTCTCTCGAGAGCATCATGAACATGATTATCAATGAGATCGGTAAGGAGCAGGATGCGTTTGCCACTCAGAGGGAAGGTAATCTTGTCTTAGAGCGTGAGCTAAGACAGGTTCAACAAGGCCGAAGGGATGCAGAGCTCGAGTTGCATAAGACCGAGgcacttttgttttgtgtcaaGTCAATAGTTAAGGAGCAGCAAAACTTGCTGAATGAACTGAGGCACGTGTAGGCGAACAATTAAGTTTGGGGACGCGTAGTTGGTATTGTTTTCCGAGTATTTTCTTCGTCCTGAAGGTCACACAGCTGTGTTGCATATAcgacgctttttttttttttttgaataccACATGCGAGTCCGAGCCGCGTTTGTGCTTCCTCTGCTTCCCAAATAATCTTTGTGATTATTAACCTCTCTCCTATGCTTATCAGTTTAAGAAGTGTTTCGTAAGCAACGATGGAAGAAGGAACGTATGCGGGGCAACTGGGGACGCAAAATGTAGATAGTGTCGTAGAGACGGATGAAACTAACTTTCTCCACGAACGGTTATCCTCCAAAATTAGTAATGGGTTTGCTTCGAGTGCGTACTGGGGTGCCACCGGGGAGTTGCCGCCCCGGGAGCCGGATGACGTGGCTGGGAAGAAGCCACATTGCTTTGAAATGGAACTCAATCGCAAACTTGTACCCTTCCCCGAGGACAAGACTAGTCTTCCGCGGATATTGGATTACTCACACGTTGGGCTTCATCGACTAAGGGACGGCGCTGAGGATCCTCCGAAGCTTAACGAGGCTCAGTTGCGGGCGTTGGAGGCTGGTGGATCGGCCTCAGGGGATAACACGTTAAAGAGAAGGGGGCTGCCTCTTTTGGAGAGGACAACCACACAAGGGCGTACCATCGGTAAGGGAATCTTAGGTCCTGAAGCACTGAACGCCCTTCGGGAAGGAAATGCCAACATAAGTGCAGCAGAAGCTAACCGTGAGCAACTAAAGAGCAAGCCCTTCACATCTGCAGACCCCAATGCCTACCGACCGACTTCGTGGGACTACTGTGACATGACCGGTATTGATCCATCTTCTTACTGGGTTACCGCGCTTGATCAAGAGAGCGTGGGGATGCCTGCCGTCTACAAGAGTCGATACAATTTGGTCGAGAAAGAGGGGCCCATGCGGCGGGAAAGAACTACATTGATGCTGGAACGGGGGAAGACTGTTGATAAAAAGCAATTGAGAGATACCCTGGATGGCATTAATGCTGAAGCAGTACCTCAAGGCTACAAAACTTGGTCAGCCGGTCACTGGATGAGCACCACTCATGATGCCCATGCCCCGTATGACATTGGAGGAGCTACGGAAATCAATAAGCGGAATGCGACTATGCCACTCCCCAGGACGTACCACACGCTCACGCCGGTGCACGAGGAGACCGTCTTGTCGCAGacgcagcggcacctgaaCAGGCACAATGGTAAGTGGGCCACTGAATACTCAGTGTCCTACAAGGACAGTTTTGATAAAGCAGAGGTAAACAAGGCCTATAGCAAGAGAAGTATATTTGATATCAGGGACGGCGCCTACACCATGCACCCTTATGCTCATCACCCTCGCGACGATACGGCAACTGGGGAAAATTATACACCTGCACAGATTGTACCGGGCCAATATACTTCCATTGCCAGGCAACCACTTCACGCACGTAATGCTATCAAATAAGGTATTAACTCTCACACAGTGCGTGGATGCTTCTCCCTGAGAATGATACTTTGGATGAACTGTGGGGAAAGATGCAGACGTGGAATAACTAGACCAACGTGCATCGGGGCCCCCAAATGTAGAAATATGTAGTTGTGTTTATTTGCTTGCCTTTTTCACACGCGGTAGAGAGTCCTGGCGTACATGTTTACAACTCCTCTAATACCACCGAATAACTGTGTCTGTTCACagatatatgtattttttggACTCTTTTTTGCGTTTTGGCAGTatgtttaccttttttttgttgctgttaggGTAGCTGGAGAGTCGTTTACATATCTAACTTCAACACACGGCACCACGACCTGCGTCCAAAAGTTGTGGGAAGTTTTGATTTTCGTTAGGAAAACTTTTAAACGACTGGTGTAGCTCTTAGTCTGTAAACGGGACGTACTAAACGGGTATCGTTTCAACCGAGGGGGCACGCTAGGATTTTTCATCGCGAACCTAATCTGTTTATCGGAGCGAAATAAAATTTAGGATGCGTTTCACTTTCGTGTAGTTGCCAACAGGAGGGTTTGAAGGCctacttcccccctccccattGGCAGCCTGTGTTGTTACGTTTGTGAAATGTCCTGGAGAGATGCAGTTGCTCGCAAATATTGTCCTCTGATGTTTCCGTATTTGCTGAGATGGTGTCGGCGGGAGGGGCTGATGCTTGCTATCTGTGTTATTGTGTGTGGAGTACAAGGCGAACATTTTCTTGATGGTTTGATTACTCCATTAGTATTGCCGTTGCATGCAGCTATCTCTTTGAGGTATTGTGCATTTTGATCCCAATGGTGCTATCAGTCAAGAGGGCCACGAGCAGGGCATTTTGAAGGTCTACCCGGAGATGATTACTTAGCGACTAGTCTCTGTAAGTAAAAATGGTTTAATGGTACAGTAGCGGggtaagtttttttttttgtcactgtCTTATggttgcttatttttgtccAATCCCTTTTCACTCAATTTCCCTGCTATGCCTTCCTTCAGGTTTGCAGTAGCAGAGACTAAATAGCGTAGTCGGCAGTTAAATATATGTTGAATCCGACATTTTCTCTGTACAGGAAgacgttgcagtcctatcctGTACCACCGAAGATTCGCCACTACGATCGGCGATGGAGTGGAAGTCGCACAAACCCATACAATCGTCAATATTGGCGCGTGATTATGAACGAGAACTACTCCCGTCCATCCTTTTGGGTTTCAGACTTCCGTCACCGTTACTTGATGCGTACAGGAACGGATTATCAAGGGCAGGTGCCTTCTTCACCACAACCCGGCCTCTACCAGGGGTTCAGTGACGTACATAAATTGTTAGCCAACCACCCCAAACCGCAGAGGGAATCCCGCCATTTACCAGTGCTGCCGATGACCCCACGGATTGTCTTTGAACACGCCAATGAAAAGCGCATAGATACGGCGAAGAGGATGCGCAGGGACAGACGCAGGATAGAGGAATTGAAAACATTGGAATTTTGGGGGTGGTATATGAAGCTGCAGCGCGTCCGGGGCCGCTGGTGCCGGGAACAGGGCGTTTCGAGCCGTGGTGTTTATGGACCGGCAGTGGACGCAGCGGAGTTATGGGGTTAGTGTTTCAACGTGGAATGTGTCTGTGttaggaaggaggaggtccGTTTGTTGAATTCCCTATATCTTTACGCACACTTACTCTTAACACATCCTTTACTGGCTGTCACGTTTCCACCTTGCTTACGTTGCGTTAAGtttctctttcccatttTATGTACGTAGAGGCATTAGAAACCGAGTGCGCTTGGGTAGGCTGATTGTCCGTCCTCCACTACCACCGCACCCCCAGTAAAAGCCATGGTGAAGGGCAAACGCCTGAGCAAACGCCTCAGACGTAAGGAGGAACAAGAAGAGATAATCGAAGACCTCGACCTCGACGTGGAAGACTACGAGATTGAGGAGGATGACGTCGTCCACAATCGACGTAGTAAAGTGAAGGACAAGGGTGACGGAGTGAATGGTGTGCTCCCGGTGGACGCTCACAAGCTGGAAGGCTttgacgatgacgatgacgaaAAGGGTGCTCATCTAGAGGAAGAGAGACTCGCTCTTGAAGTAAACAAGACTATGCGAAAAAATACGGTTGATTCTGATTTTGATGTTGGTGGTATCTCCGCGGGGACGAAGCGTAAGAGAACACCCGAATTTAACGTAACCCAAAGTGTTGCACCCGTTATTGAGGCTGTGGAGCGCGACTACGCCGCATTAACTTCTTCGGAGCGGCTGTCAATTGTGCAGAAAGAGTCTCCTGAGATGATCAAGATGCTTGAGGAAATGAAGCGGTACCTTGCCGAGGTGAGGGAACTGGGCGATCCTCTTCACGAACTGCTCTTCCGGCGGCGACTGTCAAGCGCCGATCGGAGCCTCGTTCAGTTCCTGGAAACAAAGGTGCAGCTAATGCTCAGTTATTGTATGCACGTGACATTCTATTTACTTATGAAAACGGAAGGCAAAAAGGTTGCCGGCCACCCAGTCATAGACAATCTGGTGGAGATACGTGTTTACCTTGAGAAGTTGTTCCATATGGAGGAGAAGCTGCAGTACTCGTTGAATCGCCTACTAAGCGGCAAGACAACAGCTGTTGCACACCTTGATACTCTACGCCCTCTTCAGTGTAATGAGCGCGTCTCCATGACAACCAACAAAGATGCAAAGAAGAGTCGCAAGCAACTTGAAGCGATGAAAGAAGCGGAGGAAattgagaaggaggaaatggcAACAATGAACCGCATTCGCACTAAGAAGTCAGGTAGCCTTGACGAGGTAACACCTGTTGATAGCAAGGCAGCCGCTTCAGTACTGGGCTACCACGAGGATGAAGACCAGTTTTTTGCAAAGCTAGCGGCAACCGAGAGTGACGAAGATGGAGAGGAGGGCCTTTCCTTAGTTGAGCGCTTAAAGAAGCGTCAACGAGCACTCGCAAAGGGTAGCGACGACGCTGACGACGAAGGCAATCGCAACGGAAACGTGATCgtggatgatgatgatgatggtagTTATGACCAAGAGGGGTGTGAAGACGAGCTTCTCAGTGAGGGTGTGAACGAAGAGGGCGAGTACGAGACGCTCttggaggaggagcgggATCGCCAGAAGAGAAGGGTTGCGACTCTGCAACCCAAGCGGGAGTTAATCGAACCTGCAGTGGATCGTCGCAAGACGACCAAGAAGATTGAAACGCACCGGGGGCTGACCAAATCTCGCCCGAAGGACCGGAAAACTCCCCGGACAGCTCAACGACGCAAGTATGAGAAAGGTTTGCGCATCCATAAGACACAGACACGCACTGTTCAACCGGAGCCGGAGGGTGGCTTTGTGGGTGTACCGCTGCTCAAGTCTCGCGTTACGCAAAGCGTTCGGTTTCAGTAGTGGTTGAAGAAGGAGTTCTGTCTAAGTGCGTTGTTTCGTACGGTGGCTTGGTACGGTACAAGCGATGTGATCTTTGGGGCGCACGGGAACTTCCGTGGTCTGCCCGGCGCTAATGTGCTGTTCAGCGGTTACGTTTggcataaaaaaaataattatgcTGTGAATACCTGAggataataagaaaaaaacaaaccaaatcAGTAAGCAATAAACCCAAGTAAAATTAATTAAGACCGCGTCACCTGTGGGCATTATTACTACTGCTTGTTTATTGAGCTGCAGCTTGCCAATGGGATATTTGTCACTCCCGGTGTGGCGAGTGCAGCTTTTGGCTGAACATGTTCGTCGGTGGTGACTTGTTGCTTTTTATCAATTTTGCTCTTTACTCTTGCCAAACATAGAATAATTAGACTCGGAGTAAACACGACTCATGCAACCTATAGAACGTGTTGAGGAGCTACTGGCCCATGAGCGAGAGAAAATTGGTTTGTTCCGGATGCCGTTTCGCACACTTCAACTTTCATGTGCCTATTGCGTGAAGACTGTCACCAGCTACGTTGTCAAGTGTATCAAGTCATCCGCCTTTATGTTTGTGCTACCGGTTATCCTTCTGGTGGTTGGAGTTTCGACTTTTTTGATCGATTCCCCCGCTGGTCGTGCATTCAGGTTCCTAGACGCTGATGGCGATGGCTATGTGTCAGTTGCAGAGGTGGAGGGTTATTTTAGAGACAAATTGAACAGGAAACTGGGTGCTGGACGAGGGGCAAAttctattttcccttccGGAACTGCCCGTTTAGACAAGTCGAAGTTCACGTCATGGTGGGTGGAAGGCTACGGTGATGCTGTTAGACAGAACGCTTTCTTCAACCAAGGACCCTGGAGGGAGGCTGAGTACATGCTCGCTGATGCGCTGTGGTGGCTCGGCCTGGGAATCCTTTCTTCAATTGGTTTGGGCACAGGGATGCACTCTgggttgttgttcttgtttcccTATATTTACCAGCTTTGCGCTGCAGTAGACTCATGCGGTAACACTAACTTTTGGACGTACCCGGTGAACCCCATTTACGGGCCGCGGGATCGTGTGTTTGCCTGCCTTAACCCTCAAAAGAAGGATGTTCCGACGTCGGTACTTACACGTGTGCTGATGCTGCTTCCTGCATGCTTCATTTGGGGGGTGGGCACAGCAATCGGCGAGATTCCGCCGTACCTGTTGAGTTACACGGCGGCCCGGCAGGGAAAGCGCAACTCGGAGTTGGATGAGGCTTCAAGGTACGACATCCTTAATAAAATGAAGGCATGGATGCTGGAGAAAATACAACGTTATGGCTTCGTAGCAGTTCTCCTACTCGCCGCTTGGCCTAACATGGCTTTTGATCTCTGTGGTATGGCCTGCGGACAGTTTCTGATGCCCTTCTGGACCTTCTTTGGTGCAACACTCATTGGTAAGGCATTTTGCAAGATTACACTGCAggctgttttctttgttcatCTATTCTCCGGTGACAACGTGGAGCGCTTGATCCATCGTGTAGGTGACGTCATAgcagctgttgttgttatccCCTCCTCAGTTTATTCGGGTGGGACTCAGGGCCTTGTCAAAAAGGCCGTAGAGGCTGTTGTGCGCGCCCGCCAAAGTATCGCCCTAAGGGCACGCGGTGAAGCAACTGTCGGCGAGGGAATGCAGTCTGCATCCCTCTTAGCGACTATCTTCGGTTGGGTAGTCGTTGCAGCAATCGCTTTTTTCGCTAAATCCGTCGTGGAAACGTTTGCTCAGAacgagcaacaacaatacgacAAGATTGTACTAGAATATATTGGGAAGGCATTGGCACGAGGTCGGTCGAAAAAGAGCGTCACCGACGAAGAATTGCTTCAACTAATTGAGGAGTCGCAACGCTTATGCGTGGAACCAGAGCACCTGATGAGTTTTAACCGTGAGACGCTCGTAACCTATGTTTGCGTGGTTGTCGCTGGTTTCGTGATGGTTCACTATTCCGCAGTTGCCGGTCTCTCGCTCCTATTCcacatgtttgtgtgtatggtGCATAACAACGAGTCTCTCCACCCAGTGACACTGTGGTTGCTGCGACTGTTG includes:
- a CDS encoding DNA repair protein, putative, with product MLFCRHLLFRRSCLFLTAKQGIVSTNEPATVQGFYSCMEYDDLGAADVPDLQVSLLPFQREGVYWMMLRERHHVGGIMADQLGMGKTIQMIGLCLSSHQCNKVVRERHIRNIQTKAQNYRLLTVIRQMQRITVVANCSRINRPATDLRSLLSKVECSDANHSDQNMSDVRTEVEKWLRFTGKFHPTYEKRALAFLDDEQKRSFDLIESKELRTLVVVPAALMLQWKSEIESKVKSSRGLRVYLYHGQSKVISNTELELYDFVITTYDTLANSASGAFAPAFGDSNIVFNRREAGPLFHIRWKRIILDEAHMVRHSRTQRWRAVKELQGVHRWAVTATPLHNNIEDIQNLLHFVGLPRLPVLPGSNPEEILNDRILQRGIARSLQPAFLRRGPVMIRNGKREVLVELPPKTEKVVMKRFSSEESKRYNSILARSRSALESSERKEAAFHIFAMMTRLRQACCHPWISRDRALTVSVCGICKSEAVSSVLTKCGHYFCYECLLLRFRDAVDGDSVAVRLECPTCGEIITKSSVFRNQTLTSAERIAKLKNEEVEVSTKLQMILDSIQAMKKNCPDDKMIIFSHFTSFMDVISVALDNLDIAHLRLDGTMSLSSRNLVIRCFQSSDDVRVILASKTATGVGLNLTAANHVLVVDPWWNPAIEEQAVHRCYRIGQRKHVHVKRIIIEDTIEQYCYEICRRKKEFGDAILRAATKGESGASLATSKLRELLSRLQFVPDSNKTSDNVGDNFTKTPREDCASGSKSSR